A DNA window from Brassica napus cultivar Da-Ae chromosome C1, Da-Ae, whole genome shotgun sequence contains the following coding sequences:
- the LOC106374162 gene encoding glutathione S-transferase T3-like encodes MASRKPDMDSTNPDMDSTNPYSQYRSYVGLLNSQNQQTFPSTVNIGASQIPSFGSQQTEAPAVGSDTPVDRRGRKTWTPSDDEVLISALLNTSKDAVVGNDQKGGTNLLRWSKINDQTNKFAAAYATAERQISSGQNENDVLKSAHQIFHSHHNTKFKLEHAWCILRHEQKWLSLNTAAQKRKATESFSQATDNNVGDQEMRPAGIKAAKASRNSGKGKAYGDYKSMWDLKMEDLAQMEKLSKLAILDTLLAKKEPLSESEEVVKNKLLALYF; translated from the exons ATGGCTTCAAGGAAACCTGATATGGATTCAACGAATCCTGATATGGATTCAACGAATCCATATAGCCAGTATCGTAGTTACGTAGGGCTTCTTAACTCTCAGAATCAACAAACCTTTCCATCTACTGTAAACATTGGAGCCTCACAAATCCCTTCTTTTGGTTCCCAACAAACTGAGGCTCCTGCTGTAGGTTCAGACACACCAGTGGACCGTCGGGGGAGAAAGACATGGACCCCATCTGATGACGAGGTCCTAATAAGCGCCTTGCTTAATACTTCTAAGGACGCTGTAGTTGGAAACGACCAAAAGGGAGGAACGAACCTTCTG CGGTGGTCAAAGATCAATGATCAGACCAACAAGTTCGCTGCAGCATACGCTACTGCTGAGAGACAAATCAGTAGTGGACAGAATGAAAACGATGTTCTAAAGTCGGCTCATCAGATCTTCCACTCCCACCACAACACAAAGTTTAAACTGGAGCATGCGTGGTGTATCTTGAGGCATGAGCAGAAATGGTTGAGTCTCAACACTGCTGCACAAAAAAGAAAGGCAACTGAGTCCTTTTCGCAAGCTACAGACAACAATGTTGGTGACCAAGAGATGCGGCCCGCAGGTATTAAGGCGGCAAAAGCAAGCAGGAACAGTGGTAAAGGAAAGGCTTATGGAGATTATAAGAGCATGTGGGATCTGAAGATGGAAGATTTGGCACAGATGGAGAAGCTATCCAAGCTCGCGATTCTTGATACTCTCCTAGCTAAGAAGGAACCACTTAGTGAGAGTGAAGAAGTCGTGAAGAATAAACTCCTTGCCTTGTATTTTTAA
- the LOC106374163 gene encoding geranylgeranyl pyrophosphate synthase 10, mitochondrial-like, translating to MRLTRRFMLTSSVRRLTSTASHNFEFMSYMVNKINSVNKALDKATPLCKPVVKIREAMRYTLLSGGKHVRPVLCLAACVLVGGQESTAMPAACAVEMIHASSLIQDDLPCMDDDSLRRGKPTNHKVFGEDIAVLTRDALIALAVEKMATSTSLGVSPERVLRAVVEMAKAVGTEGLVAGQAADLSGEGMSLEEDGARLEHLEFIHIHKTAALLEAATVTGAIMGGGSDGEIERLRKYARCVGLMFQVVDDVLDVTKSSDELGKTAGKDLIASKLTYPKVMGVEKSREYADELNREAREHLHAFDSAKVAPLLSLADYIVNRQN from the exons ATGCGGCTGACCCGTCGGTTTATGTTGACGTCGTCCGTCCGGCGTCTGACGTCGACCGCCAGCCATAACTTTGAGTTCATGTCCTATATGGTCAATAAGATTAATTCGGTCAATAAAGCACTTGACAAGGCCACTCCTCTCTGCAAGCCGGTAGTCAAAATCCGTGAGGCCATGAGGTACACGCTTCTCTCGGGCGGAAAACATGTAAGGCCAGTGCTCTGCTTGGCTGCGTGCGTGCTTGTAGGCGGCCAAGAGTCAACCGCAATGCCGGCTGCATGTGCAGTTGAAATGATTc acgcGTCGTCTCTCATCCAAGACGATCTCCCTTGTATGGATGATGACAGTCTCCGCCGCGGAAAACCCACCAATCATAAAGTTTTTGGCGAAGATATAGCCGTCTTGACCAGGGATGCGCTCATAGCTTTGGCCGTTGAGAAGATGGCGACATCAACTTCGTTAGGCGTTTCTCCAGAGAGGGTTCTTCGGGCCGTAGTGGAGATGGCCAAGGCAGTAGGAACGGAAGGGCTTGTCGCGGGTCAAGCGGCAGATCTTTCCGGAGAAGGGATGAGCTTAGAAGAGGACGGAGCCCGGTTGGAACATCTTGAGTTTATACATATTCACAAAACGGCGGCGTTGCTTGAAGCAGCAACGGTTACGGGAGCCATAATGGGAGGTGGGTCTGACGGAGAGATCGAGAGGCTTAGAAAATACGCGAGATGTGTTGGCCTGATGTTCCAAGTGGTCGATGATGTGCTAGATGTGACTAAATCGTCAGATGAGTTAGGGAAAACAGCCGGTAAAGATTTGATCGCCTCAAAGTTAACCTATCCTAAAGTGATGGGAGTGGAGAAGTCGAGAGAATATGCTGATGAGTTAAATAGAGAAGCACGTGAACATCTTCATGCATTCGATTCAGCTAAGGTGGCTCCTTTGCTATCTCTAGCTGATTACATTGTCAATAGACAAAACTAA
- the LOC106375210 gene encoding uncharacterized protein At4g04775-like produces the protein MGLDYSYTQPSDSEDYGLRNSADSENSSTEMNIMLDQAEIEAAQNQYPLQPEVEFGFPKECYCGREPLLATSYTRNDPGRMFYTCDNIDDGDCHVYKWWDVVVTEEIKALGTQYAQLSDKVDYISFLSDDDTHMREFKDLQFDLEQKLLRVERIGCDLARNTSRLFRIACVMVVVLVLIGIGLAARM, from the coding sequence ATGGGTTTGGATTATAGCTACACGCAGCCGTCTGATTCGGAGGATTATGGTTTACGGAACTCAGCAGACAGTGAAAACAGCTCGACAGAAATGAATATCATGCTAGACCAAGCAGAGATCGAAGCCGCGCAGAATCAGTACCCTCTGCAGCCTGAAGTGGAGTTTGGCTTCCCCAAGGAATGCTACTGTGGCCGCGAGCCGCTTTTAGCTACTTCTTACACAAGAAATGACCCGGGGAGAATGTTCTACACCTGTGACAACATCGACGACGGAGACTGCCATGTATACAAGTGGTGGGATGTCGTGGTTACAGAGGAGATCAAAGCCTTAGGTACACAGTATGCTCAGCTTTCTGATAAGGTAGATTACATTTCGTTTCTAAGTGACGACGACACCCATATGCGCGAGTTTAAGGATCTGCAGTTTGATTTAGAGCAGAAGTTGTTAAGGGTTGAGAGAATTGGTTGTGACTTAGCGAGAAATACATCTAGGTTATTCAGAATTGCTTGTGTTATGGTTGTTGTCTTAGTGCTAATAGGCATTGGACTAGCTGCTCGTATGTAG